TTTAAGGTAGACATTGATCTTGTTTTCTTTATGTGCTTGAACGCATTAACTTCCTAACCTCTTTATCTAATTGCATCCCAGTGGGAAACAGGATTTAGAGTGTTTGGTCTGCCAAATCCAAAGCGTGTCTGTGTTGTATTTAGTGTGTAGCCATTTCCTGTATACGGCACAAATTACACGCATGCATTTATGGTTATTCCATATTAGTTGTGATTGTCTTTAACTCACTGCCTGCCCCTGAGGGTGATCCGTTAACCAGAGTTGCTCTTAAAACAAAATCCTCTAATTCTGCCCGGTAACTCAAACTTAGAAAACACATCAACTACCTTCCTATCATTATGAGAGCAacgttactttaaaaaatgaactcattgggtgccattaatggcgatagatgtccaatcttttttttactgcgaTGGCCAGAAGAATAATCAAGTTTGAATGATGTCTCCATTAGTGCAACAATGGCAGAAGGTACTGGAGGAGAAGCTGAGTGCTTTGTACAGTACGCAAGAAACCTTGTCTGAGGATGAAGCGTCAAAGATGGGCCGCAAAGACCCCGCTGACGAAGTGGAGAAGTTTATTTCTGCCAACACGCAGGAGCTCGGAAAGGACAAGTGGCTCTGCCCTCTTAGCGGCAAGAAGTTTAAGGTGACTCTTTGGTTTAACAGTGGCATTTACTAAGAATGAAGGAACATAGATAAGCCAGCATGATTGGGGTGCTTTGCCTTCACATTAAAATTGGCTCACACGTTCATCCAAAAAcagttaaggaaaaaaaattcgGTGATTCTTCCTCTTACCAGCAAAGGAAGCGTAATCACCATTAGTGTTAaatgtattttccggactataagtcgcacttttttaaAAGTCTGGTGGGGCTGTCAGATAtgcacaaatgtgttttttaactCATCTTTTTTAGATTATAGTTATCAGAACTGTTAATTTAACATTAACGTGCTTAATTTGTCTGGTTTACtattactttaatgtatgttttctcttcttctgataaatttttaaaaaagtgcccCCCAAAACAAGtccttatatattttttttccctttcatagtgcattttttggctagtaTGATTTGAGTTTGAAAATAATCTTTATAAAATCACTCATTTAATACACTTGATGATGAGATGTCAAATAAAGCAGTAGTTTTTAAGATAGTTTTTAGTGGTCCTGAGACAAAAATTAAACCCACATTTATTTCTACTCTTAAGATCTGACTCATGTTTGACTGTACAGGGTCCCGAGTTTGTAAGGAAGCACATCCTGAACAAACATGGGGAAAAAATTGAAGAGGTGAAAAAGGAGGTGGCATTTTTCAACAATTTCCTGATGGACGCCAAGCGGCCGTGTCTGCCGGAGATGaaacttcctcctcctccagtgCCGGGCCAAGGTGGGCTTGTCAGCAGTTGACTGATCACATTCCATTACAACCTTGTTCAGAAAGGCTGACGGAATGAAAGTATTACCTGGCCGTCTTCTGAGAATATGAGATAATTTGTCGGTCACCCCCTACAGGTTTGCTTTCTCCGAGTATGCCGTTTTCTCCTCAAGGTCCCCAGGGTCCCATGGGCTTTGTGCAACCCCGCCCTCCACTTATGGGCTACGGTAGTATGTTCTCAAATCCTATGTGCAGTTGTCCACTTTTTGTGGACGGTGAATCCTGAATCCTGAATCCATCCCTGCTTCCAGGCATTCCTCCTTACCCCCCCAACCATTTCGGAGGTGGTCGAGGAAACTACGACAACTTCCGTGGACAAGGCGGATACCTCGGAAAGCCACGCAACATCAGGTAGGAATACCGTCTGGAGAATATAATCCAAAGCCTTGTATTTATGATCATGTCAGGACCATTTTCCCCCTGCCTTTTGATTTTAGAATGTCACGGGGGGATCCACGAAACATTGTTGAATATCGGGACCTGGATGCACCAGATGATATGGACTTCTTCTAGCAGGTTCCCTTGGCCATTTCACTCTTGATTTCTTGCCCACATGTAATGTAGTGGTTTTGTTAGCGTCTCAGATTTAGAGATTCAGCAAGTATAATTAATTTGATTCAAACGTGTTACTCAATAAAGCTCTGTCAAAACATGGTTTGTTAGACGTTTCTTTTTAATAACTTACTATAGTGGAAAGTGGAGCTTTGCTGACATTCAGTCAAAATATGTTTGGTGAACCTGCTTGAAAATGCTATAGATGAGTGAAAAGCTGCCTTCTAATAGGTAAAAACGAATTACACAATTATTACAAATTACATTGAGGTATTGAGAAATATTAAGTATAAGGCATTTCAAACAGTAGCGTGTCAAACACTCAATTTtgtccaaaaaaacacaaacagagcAGCTTACAAGATGCTACTAGTCACTTTCCAGCTAGCACATTACAAAATCAAATGTATAAAACAAATCTGGAGAAATTACCATTTAGACGTGTCTAAATAGGCATGAGCACATGATGCATGTACCTAACGAAAATGCTGAAACCAAGCATTGTGAGTGGACTCGTCGTTTGGTCAAAATTGGTATTAAATGTCCAGATGTTATTTTTCACTGGAATTGTGGTCCTGTGCTGTGAATCAAATGCTCACATTTCACAGGATTACTCACTCTGATATTTGGGTTATGCTCAAACAGCCAGTTAGTCCACTGAAGGTCACGAGGAAGTAAAACCTCTAAATTATACAAAGCTTGTGACTTTCTGATAGTCCACAGCTGACCTTGTGCTCATGGAATAAATTGGACAGTGAATCCATGTAAAGTTTGTGATAATGGTCGACCTCCTCCTCGGTGGCGGTGATACGCTGAGGAACAGAAATTGGCTTTCCCACTGGAAAAAAGGACATGCGTTAGAATAAATGGTACGGGATGTGAAGCTGACCTATAGGAACACTAACCCACTGTGGTGATGGGAGTCTTGGACGGCAAAAGTGCCCAACGATCACCTACGAACAAGCAGGGGGCGAAACCCATGATCTTTTTAAACAGGTCCTGTAACCTTCGACCCAACGATCCTTCTGAGAATGTGACTTGCTGGAAGAGCTCGGTTTCCCCGAAGGAGTAAACGGGCACCAAGTCGACCCTTGAGGAAAGCGAGTCATCAGAATTTTACGAGGAAATTCTAACAGCATCAGTGTAGTGATTTTTCTCCTCACCCATACTCGAGTGCTAGCCTGACAAAGCCTTTTCTCTGCTTGACTAGGACTGTTTGAACTCCTGGATGGGAGGCCAGAGACTCTGCAGCGCCCCCTATCACGATCACCACAGCATTTCCTGTACCACTTTTGGACAGAAGGTGGCAAAGACTCGCCTTGCTGACCGGGCACAGGCCTGTTTACACAAAATTGACTACTAATAGTTTATTCATTAGACGGTGTaaaccagggttgggcaaaccgg
The nucleotide sequence above comes from Stigmatopora argus isolate UIUO_Sarg chromosome 22, RoL_Sarg_1.0, whole genome shotgun sequence. Encoded proteins:
- the mogat3b gene encoding 2-acylglycerol O-acyltransferase 3b isoform X2, with translation MTMTKTARKDFIEDLSVLQWVLTFLFLGVTCMVLMVALMFTSMWLLPTLYFIWLVIDWQTPEKGGRRKISVRKWKIWEHYRDYFPLKLVKTAELNPNKNYILGCHPHGIMSIGAFGCFNIECCGFSEAFPGMHVSLAVLAGLFRIPLLRDYLMAAGLCPVSKASLCHLLSKSGTGNAVVIVIGGAAESLASHPGVQTVLVKQRKGFVRLALEYGVDLVPVYSFGETELFQQVTFSEGSLGRRLQDLFKKIMGFAPCLFVGDRWALLPSKTPITTVVGKPISVPQRITATEEEVDHYHKLYMDSLSNLFHEHKVSCGLSESHKLCII
- the mogat3b gene encoding 2-acylglycerol O-acyltransferase 3b isoform X3 — translated: MVLMVALMFTSMWLLPTLYFIWLVIDWQTPEKGGRRKISVRKWKIWEHYRDYFPLKLVKTAELNPNKNYILGCHPHGIMSIGAFGCFNIECCGFSEAFPGMHVSLAVLAGLFRIPLLRDYLMAAGLCPVSKASLCHLLSKSGTGNAVVIVIGGAAESLASHPGVQTVLVKQRKGFVRLALEYGVDLVPVYSFGETELFQQVTFSEGSLGRRLQDLFKKIMGFAPCLFVGDRWALLPSKTPITTVVGKPISVPQRITATEEEVDHYHKLYMDSLSNLFHEHKVSCGLSESHKLCII